In one Candidatus Nitronereus thalassa genomic region, the following are encoded:
- a CDS encoding ABC transporter permease subunit, whose translation MKPFTPHAVSMGTEIPPTPLSLSRRSSRQLRRVIDSLATVVITVGGLMTILSILGIFAYLFIEVAPLFYAASAKKVAAVSIKPFEVDTPQSWNLGVGLDEYMEVAYVVQATGVSLYRVPSGEPFVLESIPTFEPGQISAIGRSLGKSHIFGLGTREGQVIPLFVNFRMAFNKDQRSIHPTVTLGTPLELTPHPERIHRVAFQETEEGQVTAVLTDANHLYLAKIQEAEGLFAMEGESEVLHAQIKHANVSSITTLVLDSMGENLLAGTQDGHLLHWDLRNFEDPRLMGSYSVGHTITALSYLIGDRSIVVGTSEGEVEVWMPTIDPNIGGDPKLEKIREFPSHHSAITVISPSQRDKGFITGDRSGKFSLHYSTSGETLLEIDDTGVPIGALMFSPKADGGVFLTQNGQLSVYHLDNQHPEATFSSLFSEVLYEGYQEALHIWQSTGGSDSFEPKFGLWPLMFGTLKGTFYAMILATPLAVLGAVYTAMFMTPDLRSVVKPTVEIMAAFPTVVLGFLAGLWFAPLLEKIFPAVSAIFMVVPVAIILASFGWHFFPTKGQKTSGQFLELLILLLLISASVWICLHFNTEIEAWLYGSDYKQWLSDTFGVGYDQRNALVIAFAMGIAVIPTIFSISEDSISNVPRHLIAGSLALGATPWQTLSKLVIVSASPGIFSALMIGLGRVVGETMIVLMATGNTPLMDLNLFNGFRTLSANIAVEMPEAPHGGTLYRLLFMAGLILFIFTSFVNTIAEVIRQRLRARYSQF comes from the coding sequence ATGAAACCTTTCACTCCTCATGCGGTGTCAATGGGCACAGAAATTCCTCCTACCCCTTTAAGTTTGTCTCGTCGATCTTCTCGACAACTTCGACGGGTTATCGATTCTCTGGCGACGGTGGTCATTACCGTCGGTGGATTAATGACGATTTTGAGTATTTTAGGTATTTTTGCCTATCTCTTTATCGAAGTGGCTCCACTCTTTTATGCGGCTTCGGCAAAAAAGGTCGCCGCTGTCAGTATTAAACCTTTTGAGGTAGATACCCCGCAGTCTTGGAATCTCGGTGTCGGACTCGATGAATATATGGAGGTGGCCTATGTGGTTCAGGCAACCGGCGTGTCCTTGTATCGCGTGCCCTCAGGGGAACCCTTTGTGTTGGAATCCATACCCACATTTGAGCCAGGTCAGATTTCTGCCATTGGGCGCTCATTAGGGAAATCTCACATCTTTGGGTTGGGGACCCGTGAAGGTCAGGTGATTCCGCTGTTTGTCAATTTTCGAATGGCCTTCAATAAGGATCAGCGGAGCATTCATCCAACCGTGACTCTCGGTACGCCGCTTGAACTGACTCCTCACCCCGAGCGTATTCACCGTGTTGCCTTTCAAGAAACCGAAGAGGGACAAGTTACTGCCGTGCTGACCGACGCCAATCATCTGTATCTAGCAAAAATCCAGGAAGCCGAAGGGCTTTTTGCCATGGAGGGTGAATCGGAGGTCCTTCATGCTCAGATTAAACATGCGAATGTGTCATCGATTACCACTCTCGTTTTGGATAGCATGGGCGAGAATTTGTTAGCGGGTACCCAAGATGGGCACCTGTTGCATTGGGATTTGCGAAACTTCGAAGACCCTCGCCTCATGGGTTCGTATTCCGTGGGGCATACCATCACGGCTCTTTCGTATTTGATTGGTGATCGATCTATCGTGGTGGGAACAAGTGAAGGTGAGGTCGAGGTGTGGATGCCGACGATTGATCCGAATATAGGGGGCGATCCCAAGCTTGAGAAAATCAGAGAATTTCCTTCGCATCATAGTGCGATCACGGTAATCTCTCCCTCACAACGGGATAAAGGGTTTATCACCGGCGATCGTTCAGGAAAATTTTCCCTTCATTATTCGACTTCAGGAGAGACCCTATTGGAAATTGATGACACGGGGGTTCCTATTGGCGCCCTGATGTTTTCTCCAAAAGCGGATGGCGGAGTGTTCTTGACCCAGAACGGTCAACTGTCTGTGTATCACCTTGATAATCAACATCCAGAAGCCACGTTCAGTTCGCTCTTTAGCGAGGTCCTTTATGAAGGGTATCAGGAGGCCTTGCATATTTGGCAATCGACCGGGGGGTCGGATTCCTTTGAGCCCAAGTTTGGATTATGGCCACTGATGTTTGGAACGTTAAAGGGGACCTTCTATGCCATGATCTTGGCGACCCCCTTGGCTGTGTTGGGTGCTGTGTATACCGCGATGTTTATGACTCCGGATCTTCGCTCGGTGGTGAAACCAACGGTCGAGATCATGGCCGCCTTTCCCACCGTGGTCTTAGGATTTTTAGCCGGTTTATGGTTTGCTCCTCTATTAGAAAAGATCTTTCCCGCCGTCTCGGCTATTTTTATGGTGGTGCCGGTGGCGATAATCCTGGCCTCTTTCGGCTGGCATTTTTTCCCAACAAAAGGGCAAAAAACATCCGGACAATTCTTAGAGCTGTTGATCCTCCTGCTTCTCATTAGTGCGTCGGTGTGGATCTGCCTTCACTTCAATACAGAGATTGAGGCGTGGTTGTATGGATCGGATTATAAACAATGGCTGTCGGACACCTTTGGCGTGGGATATGATCAACGCAATGCGTTGGTCATCGCCTTTGCCATGGGCATTGCGGTGATCCCAACGATATTTAGTATTTCTGAGGATTCCATCAGTAATGTGCCCCGTCATTTGATAGCTGGATCATTGGCCTTGGGAGCCACACCTTGGCAGACCCTTTCCAAGTTGGTCATCGTTTCCGCGAGTCCGGGAATTTTTTCTGCCTTGATGATTGGATTAGGCCGGGTGGTCGGAGAAACGATGATCGTCTTGATGGCGACCGGAAATACACCGTTAATGGACCTTAATCTCTTTAATGGGTTTCGAACGCTCTCAGCGAACATCGCCGTGGAAATGCCGGAGGCCCCGCATGGGGGAACCTTGTATCGTTTGTTATTTATGGCAGGATTGATTTTGTTTATCTTTACGTCTTTCGTGAATACCATCGCCGAAGTTATTCGACAACGTTTACGAGCCAGATATAGCCAATTTTAA